Proteins encoded by one window of Megachile rotundata isolate GNS110a chromosome 10, iyMegRotu1, whole genome shotgun sequence:
- the LOC100882878 gene encoding proclotting enzyme, translating to MKQQRTKSPAMVLMIVMIIAVIPTIAGTSEDPVGKSMIFQSVDETHREQEDDNAVVVDAASDSDASLDSRDGRGILWNGISNSETCLTSKGEVGRCTSFKECYPYFKIPDLSALDGWVLGVYDTCSYMRENGETNFGICCSNVLPVVTPPADNDGTTVEDSQGDKKEDQGTVVKPRPQLPGLGSWPPPLPTHPPDHTIPPLPTHPPYLELPTISTIKPVSTSKKPGIATTWPTKKPAWWPGAPTVSTTTTSEKPSGTISDASQCGAKNGIQDQERIVGGQNADPGEWPWIAALFNAGRQFCGGSLIDDKHILTAAHCVANMNSWDVARLTVRLGDYNIKTNTEIRHIERRVKRVVRHRGFNARTLYNDIALLTLNEPVPFTDQIRPICLPSGSQLYSGKVATVIGWGSLRESGPQPAILQEVSIPIWPNSECKVKYGAAAPGGIVDSFLCAGRAAKDSCSGDSGGPLMVNDGRWTQVGIVSWGIGCGKGQYPGVYTRVTHFLPWIYKNLK from the exons ACGAACCAAGTCACCCGCGATGGTGCTGATGATTGTCATGATAATCGCGGTGATCCCGACGATCGCGGGCACCAGTGAGGATCCCGTGGGCAAATCGATGATCTTCCAGTCGGTCGATGAGACACACAGAGAACAGGAGGATGACAACGCGGTGGTCGTCGACG CTGCCAGTGATAGCGACGCTTCGTTGGATTCGAGGGACGGTCGTGGTATCCTGTGGAACGGAATTTCTAATAGTGAGACTTGTTTGACTTCGAAAGGAGAAGTTGGACGGTGTACGAGCTTTAAGGAGTGCTACCCTTACTTCAAGATTCCTGATCTGAGCGCTCTGGATGGATGGGTTCTTGGCGTTTATGATACTTGCAGTTATATGAGAGAAAATGGCGAGACGAACTTTGGTATCTGTTGCTCCAATGTACTTCCTGTGGTCACTCCGCCGGCGGACAACGATGGCACCACTGTAGAGGACTCTCAG GGTGATAAAAAGGAGGATCAAGGAACGGTTGTAAAACCAAGGCCGCAGTTGCCGGGTCTGGGTTCCTGGCCACCGCCGCTACCGACGCATCCACCCGATCACACCATACCACCATTGCCCACTCATCCTCCGTATCTTGAATTACCAACAATCTCCACGATCAAACCAGTTTCCACGTCGAAAAAACCTGGTATCGCTACGACCTGGCCAACGAAAAAACCTGCCTGGTGGCCAGGCGCTCCGACCGtgtcgacgacgacgaccagCGAAAAACCGTCCGGAACCATTTCCGACGCCTCGCAATGCGGAGCGAAAAACGGTATCCAGGACCAGGAGCGCATCGTGGGCGGTCAGAATGCTGATCCCGGCGAGTGGCCTTGGATCGCGGCCCTCTTCAACGCAGGCAGACAATTCTGTGGTGGATCACTCATCGATGACAAACACATTCTCACCGCGGCTCATTGCGTTGCTAA CATGAATTCGTGGGACGTAGCGAGATTAACCGTCCGTTTAGGCGACTATAATATCAAGACAAACACGGAGATCCGACACATTGAGCGACGAGTCAAGCGGGTGGTCAGACACAGGGGTTTCAATGCACGCACCCTTTACAACGACATTGCTCTGCTTACTCTCAACGAACCAGTTCCTTTCACAGACCAAATACGTCCCATCTGTCTGCCGAGTGGTTCACAACTGTATTCTGGAAAGGTTGCCACGGTGATTGGCTGGGGATCCTTAAGAGAAA GTGGACCACAACCAGCAATTCTTCAGGAAGTTTCGATACCCATCTGGCCCAACAGCGAGTGCAAGGTGAAATACGGCGCAGCGGCACCTGGCGGCATCGTTGATAGCTTCTTGTGCGCAGGAAGAGCTGCAAAGGATTCTTGCTCA GGTGATAGCGGAGGACCTCTGATGGTCAACGATGGACGCTGGACGCAAGTAGGTATCGTCAGCTGGGGTATCGGATGTGGTAAAGGCCAGTATCCTGGTGTCTACACGAGAGTAACGCATTTCCTGCCCTGGATCTATAAGAATCTGAAGTAA
- the gwl gene encoding serine/threonine-protein kinase greatwall produces MEQAVILSPNSRQNGNNHICDTNNENVCPNHSDSEIERQIPFGECTPQQTSTSKQIDNSIFNTISKIVNPAAKVPEIQDFKIVKPISRGAFGKVFLGYKKSNPEKVYAIKVMKKNEMINKNMASQVIIERNALALTHSAYCVQLFYSLQSVSSIYLVMEYMVGGDLKSLVGVYGYMEESMAAFYTAEVCLALEYLHSHGIVHRDLKPDNMLLSKEGHVKLTDFGLSKISLHRDLEISDLVNCTPSLCARTPGQLLSLTSHLSFGSGQRSRSESSLSDRSTPGANLLPALQRNCSKVQSSPNSVYSSVTTSSDYSRVSGVTPFQSAEDLRLGINIGINCIMENEDESSSGSYHTCEASLIRVNSQLNHNVEEEEDESTLEADQSQQPLLHTSPLSTCTRGSKRKRPTAVATTGLTSEISAMDLDVDKTPKRKNRGCIFSRSPISSTMSESNKQTNNVSNNEEQEGAGGRVAFSTPVSYMKQRCHSEEKEHKCVEESVPLIKTTRFQLPPVNTSHSAPEIQLNISKHRSPHGISPIKTPANSGNCYTPYRTPKSVRRGQIGTHRSDDRILGTPDYLAPELLLKQGHGPAVDWWALGVCLFEFCTGVPPFNDETPQAVFANILARDVPWPEDEEALSAAATEAIDALLTLDQHERPSAPEVRVMKLFQDFPWDEPLKAVPPFIPQPDDNYDTCYFQARNIMQHLNVSSCDT; encoded by the exons atggaacaagCGGTGATTCTTTCGCCAAATTCACGTCAAAACGGTAATAATCATATTTGTGATACAAACAATGAAAATGTTTGCCCAAACCACAGTGACTCGGAAATTGAACGTCAAATTCCATTTGGAGAATGTACTCCACAACAGACGTCAACGAGCAAACAAATTGACAATTCCATTTTCAATACCATATCTAAAATTGTTAACCCTGCAGCAAAG GTACCAGAAATTCAAGATTTTAAAATCGTGAAACCCATAAGTCGGGGAGCATTTGGCAAAGTATTTCTTGGTTACAAAAAGTCGAATCCTGAAAAAGTATATGCGATTAAAGTAATGAAGAAAAATGAGATGATAAATAAGAACATGGCCTCACAGGTGATAATAGAGAGAAATGCATTGGCCTTAACGCATAGTGCTTATTGTGTGCAGTTATTTTATTCACTGCAGTCTGTTAGCAGTATTTATTTAGTAATGGAGTACATGGTAGGTGGAGATCTCAAAAGCTTAGTTGGGGTATATGGATACATGGAAGAGTCCATGGCAGCGTTTTATACTGCAGAAGTATGCCTTGCTTTGGAATATCTTCACTCTCATGGAATTGTACATAGAGATTTAAAGCCAGATAACATGCTTCTATCAAAAGAAGGACATGTTAAGCTCACAGATTTTGGGCTTAGTAAAATATCCTTACACAGAGATCTTGAGATATCTGATTTAGTAAATTGTACACCTAGCCTCTGTGCTAGAACACCTGGACAACTTCTTTCATTGACGTCTCATTTATCTTTTGGTTCTGGACAAAGATCCAGAAGCGAATCCAGTCTCAGTGATAGAAGCACACCAGGTGCTAACTTGCTCCCTGCTTTGCAACGAAATTGTAGCAAAGTGCAATCGTCACCAAATTCTGTATACTCTTCTGTTACTACATCAAGCGATTACTCCCGCGTGTCAGGAGTTACTCCTTTCCAGTCTGCCGAGGATCTCCGCTTAGGGATCAATATAGGGATCAATTGCATAATGGAAAATGAGGATGAGAGTAGTTCAGGGAGTTATCACACATGTGAGGCATCTTTAATCCGCGTCAATAGCCAACTTAATCACAacgtagaagaagaagaagatgaatCCACACTGGAGGCTGATCAATCCCAACAACCTCTCCTTCACACTAGCCCACTGAGTACATGTACAAGGGGTTCAAAGAGGAAGAGGCCTACAGCAGTGGCAACAACCGGCCTAACGAGTGAGATAAGCGCGATGGATCTCGATGTAGATAAAACCCCAAAAAGAAAGAATCGTGGTTGCATATTTTCCAGGAGTCCTATCAGTTCTACCATGTCCGAGTCGAACAAGCAAACGAACAACGTTAGCAACAATGAAGAACAGGAAGGGGCAGGTGGTAGAGTGGCGTTCAGCACTCCTGTGTCGTACATGAAGCAGAGATGCCACAGTGAAGAGAAGGAGCACAAATGTGTAGAGGAATCAGTGCCTCTAATTAAAACCACAAGATTCCAACTTCCACCTGTTAACACATCGCATTCGGCTCCAGAGATACAGTTAAATATCTCGAAACATCGTTCCCCTCATGGTATATCACCTATAAAGACACCAGCGAATTCGGGCAATTGTTACACACCTTACAGAACTCCAAAATCAGTAAGAAGGGGTCAGATCGGTACTCATCGATCGGACGATCGCATACTCGGGACTCCCGACTATCTAGCTCCAGAATTGCTTTTGAAACAAGGTCACGGTCCCGCGGTAGATTGGTGGGCCCTAGGTGTATGTCTTTTCGAATTCTGTACCGGTGTTCCACCATTCAACGACGAGACACCGCAGGCTGTGTTCGCAAATATTCTTGCGAGGGACGTCCCCTGGCCGGAAGATGAAGAAGCTTTGTCAGCTGCAGCTACGGAAGCCATAGATGCGTTGCTTACCCTGGATCAACATGAGCGTCCCTCAGCCCCAGAAGTAAGAGTCATGAAACTTTTTCAGGATTTTCCTTGGGACGAACCGCTGAAAGCGGTGCCACCCTTTATACCGCAACCTGACGATAACTACGATACATGCTATTTTCAAG CAAGGAACATTATGCAACACTTGAACGTGAGCAGCTGCGATACGTAG
- the LOC100880819 gene encoding serine/threonine-protein kinase VRK1 has product MSNKVVKRAPKKKGAKAYKMPDPISPGEVLTDLTKKQWILGKSIGIGGFGEIYSAAPYNGKTPKDYPNVIKIEPHGNGPLFVEMHFYMRNAKSDEINNWRRQKKLTGFGMPQYIGSGSHEYKNTRYRFVVMDRYGTDLWKLFEANNRKFPEHTVYKVALQIINVLEYIHHKTYVHADIKGANLLLDLKSGDQVYLVDFGLASHYTTKGEYKLDPKKAHNGTIEYTSRDAHMGVPTMRGDFEILGYNMIQWLCGSLLWEKNLSDAVTVQKQKEKAFENIPEFLNKCFNGPVPKTILEYMTLVASMKFNDTPNYEKFKKIISDGLKRLSHKPDGKLEFKADVNSQKQTLKSTPQKVKKTVDGIKRSPRVLARKSLSPAKGLDDSTIGIVMDKKRGGVKDIKQILNNIDSDEEYDIKIVKKKKKTDNSINKSKEENTSIKSRRRIKRNYVDSASDSEPEIVSKGTRSRPTAQKVTPTSTKGRSRKLVIHESENSEDDMFDM; this is encoded by the exons ATGTCTAATAAAGTTGTAAAAAGAGCACCTAAGAAAAAAGGAGCAAAGGCATATAAAATGCCTGATCCAATATCTCCTGGTGAGGTATTAACAGATTTGACAAAAAAACAATGGATTCTTGGCAAATCAATTGGTATTGGAGGTTTTGGAGAAATTTATTCTG CTGCTCCTTATAACGGAAAGACTCCAAAAGATTATCCcaatgtaattaaaatt gaACCACATGGAAACGGACCATTATTTGTAGAAATgcatttttatatgagaaatgCCAAATCAGATGAAA TTAATAATTGGCGAAGGCAAAAGAAACTTACAGGATTTGGTATGCCTCAATATATTGGCAGTGGAAGTCATGAATACAAGAATACAAGATACCGATTTGTAGTAATGGATCGGTATGGTACTGATTTATGGAAATTATTTGAAGCAAATAACAGAAAATTTCCAGAACATACTGTATATAAAGTAGCTTTACAAATA ATAAATGTACTGGAATATATCCACCACAAAACATATGTCCATGCAGATATAAAGGGAGCTAATTTGTTGTTAGACTTAAAATCTGGAGATCAAGTTTATTTAGTAGATTTTGGATTAGCTTCTCATTATACCACAAAAGGCGAATATAAATTAGATCCGAAAAAAGCACATAATGGAACTATTGAATACACTAGTAGAGATGCTCATATGGGAG taccaacaatgcgtggtgattttgaaattctgggTTATAATATGATTCAATGGTTATGTGGTTCACTATTATGGGAAAAAAACTTATCTGATGCAGTTACAGTACAAAAGCAAAAGGAAAAAGCTTTTGAAAATATTccagaatttttaaacaaatgtttTAATGGACCAGTGCCAAAAACAATACTTGAATACATGACCTTAGTAGCGAGTATGAAATTCAATGACACACCAAATtacgaaaaatttaaaaaaataatatcagaTGGATTAAAACGACTATCGCATAAACCAGATGGAAAATTAGAATTCAAAGCAGATGTTAATTCTCAGAAACAAACTCTTAAATCTACCCCACAGAAAGTAAAAAAAACAGTAGATGGAATCAAAAGAAGTCCTCGTGTACTTGCAAGAAAAAGTCTAAGTCCTGCAAAGGGTCTTGATGATAGCACAATAGGAATTGTAATGGATAAAAAACGTGGTGGTGTTAAGGATATAAAACAAATATTGAATAACATTGACTCTGACGAAgaatatgatataaaaatagttaagaaaaagaaaaagacagacaattctataaataaatctAAAGAAGAAAATACTTCAATTAAAAGTAgaagaagaataaaaagaaattatgttGATTCAGCTTCAGATTCTGAACCAGAG ATTGTATCAAAGGGAACAAGATCAAGACCTACTGCTCAAAAGGTAACACCTACAAGTACAAAAGGTCGTTCACGAAAACTTGTAATTCATGAAAGCGAGAATTCTGAAGACGATATGTTTGATATGTAG
- the Clbn gene encoding nuclear export mediator factor NEMF homolog Clbn — translation MKTRFNSYDIVCTITELQKLIGMRVNQIYDIDHRTYLIRLQRSEEKSVLLLESGNRIHTTVFEWPKNVAPSGFSMKMRKHLKNKRLESLTQVGVDRIIDLQFGSGEAAYHVILELYDRGNIVLTDHEMTILNILRPHTEGDKIRFAVKQKYPMDRAHQNTMPPIEEIQNHLQNAKAGESLKKILNPLLEFGSAVIDHVLLKHGFSLGCKIGKDFNIVEHMPNLISALQCADEMMETAKKNVSKGYIIQKKEVKPVVDGTEEFIYTNIEFHPYLFEQYKDYPFKEFDSFDASVDEYFSTMEGQKLDMKVLQQEREALKKLDNVKKDHDQRLITLEKTQELDKQKAELISRNQMLVDNAILAIQSALANQMAWPDIKILLKEAESRGDPVASAIKQLKLDTNHISLLLHDPYEESDEESELKPMLIDIDLAHTAFGNARKYYNQKRSAAKKQQKTIESQDKALKSAEKKTKQTLKEVQAIHSINKLRKIYWFEKFYWFISSENYLVIGGRDQQQNELIVKRYLKSGDIYVHADLTGASSVVIKNPGGGPVPPKTLAEAGTMAVAYSIAWDAKVVAGAWWVNNDQVSKTAPTGEYLTTGSFMIRGKKNYLSPCQLVMGLGFLFRLEESSIERHKDERRIRVIDDESEATESIVEDDREIELIGDSDEDEQPEKKVNLNPIQEESKTELIMEENDVNQASSDEDDNVSQFPNTQIKIDVSGSKVKLHIDNNQTSTVMQKDLESVVYLGDDKPVIINTTAKEKSSKQKPSKKENKEEKTETETKKDGQVVLKRGQKGRLKKMKEKYKDQDEEDRRLFMQVLQSAGAAKEDKKKNRNKDPSGPKQQTKKKGTGKPAQPQNTQIVDNIEEEDTGPGPEVDMLDQLTGKPVAEDELLFAVPVVAPYNTLLNYKFKVKLTPGTGKRGKAAKTAVAVFMKDKEITSREKDLLKAVKDELVARNIPGKVKISAPQIQKLKK, via the exons atgaaGACCCGATTTAATTCTTACGATATCGTTTGCACGATAACTGAATTGCAAAA GCTAATTGGTATGCGTGTAAATCAAATTTATGACATTGATCATCGAACATATCTCATACGTCTTCAAAGAAGCGAAGAAAAATCTGTTCTTTTACTAGAATCTGGTAATAGAATTCATACGACGGTATTTGAATGGCCAAAAAATGTAGCACCATCAGGATTTTCTATGAAA ATGCgtaaacatcttaaaaataagcGGCTTGAAAGCCTTACTCAAGTAGGAGTAGATCGAATAATAGATTTGCAGTTTGGAAGTGGCGAGGCAGCATATCACGTAATTTTAGAACTGTATGATCGTGGTAATATAGTTTTGACAGATCATGAAATGACtatactaaatattttaagaCCTCACACAGAGGGAGATAAAATCAG GTTTGCTGTTAAGCAGAAATATCCTATGGATCGAGCTCATCAAAATACAATGCCTCCCATAGAAGAAATTCAAAATCATCTTCAGAATGCTAAAGCAGGAGAAAgtcttaaaaaaatattaaatccacTTCTAGAATTTGGTTCAGCGGTGATTGATCATGTTTTATTGAAACATGGATTTTCACTTGGGTGCAAAATTGGCAAAGATTTTAACATTGTAGAACATATGCCAAATTTAATTTCGGCATTACAATGTGCAGATGAAATGATGGAAACTGCTAAGAAAAATGTGTCTAAAggatatattatacaaaaaaaagaagtaaaacCAGTGGTAGATGGTACAGAAGAGTTCATATATACCAATATAGAATTTCATCCTTACTTGTTTGAACAATATAAAGATTATCCATTCAAAGAATTTGATTCTTTTGATGCTAGTGTGGATGAATACTTTTCTACAATGGAAGGTCAAAAATTAGATATGAAAGTCTTGCAACAGGAACGTGAAGCTCTTaagaaattggacaatgtaaAGAAAGATCATGACCAGAGATTAATTACATTAGAGAAAACTCAAGAATTAGATAAACAGAAAGCAGAATTAATTTCTAGAAACCAAATGTTAGTGGATAATGCAATATTAGCTATACAAAGTGCCCTTGCAAATCAAATGGCTTGGCCtgatataaaaattcttttgaaaGAAGCAGAGAGCAGAGGAGATCCTGTTGCATCTGCAATTAAGCAACTGAAATTGGATACGAATCATATTTCTCTATTGTTACATGACCCTTATGAAGAAAGTGATGAAGAATCAGAGTTGAAACCTATGTTGATTGATATTGATTTAGCCCACACAGCTTTTGGAAATGCtagaaaatattataatcaaAAGAGATCAGCAGCTAAAAAACAACAAAAAACAATAGAATCACAAGATAAAGCTTTGAAATCAGcagaaaagaaaacaaaacaAACGTTAAAAGAAGTACAAGCTATTCACAGTATCAATAAATTAAGAAAGATATAttggtttgaaaaattttattggtTTATTAGCTCTGAAAATTATCTTG TAATTGGTGGAAGAGATCAGCAACAGAACGAATTAATTGTAAAAAGATATTTGAAGTCTGGAGATATATATGTCCATGCTGATTTAACTGGTGCTAGTTCTGTAGTAATTAAAAATCCAGGTGGTGGGCCTGTGCCTCCAAAAACTTTAGCTGAAGCAGGCACGATGGCTGTCGCTTAcag TATTGCATGGGATGCTAAAGTAGTAGCAGGAGCATGGTGGGTAAATAACGATCAAGTGTCCAAAACGGCTCCAACTGGTGAATACCTAACTACTGGGTCATTTATGATCCGTGGAAAAAAGAATTATTTGTCACCATGTCAATTAGTTATGGGATTAGGATTTTTGTTCCGATTAGAGGAAAGTTCGATTGAAAGGCACAAGGATGAAAGAAGAATTAGAGTTATAGACGATGAAAGTGAAGCTACTGAATCGATAGTCGAAGACGATCGAGAAATCGAACTAATAGGAGATTCCGATGAAG ATGAACAGCCCGAAAAGAAAGTTAATCTAAATCCTATTCAGGAAGAATCTAAAACAGAATTGATTATGGAAGAGAATGACGTTAATCAGGCTTCTAGCGATGAAGATGATAACgtatctcaatttcctaatacacaaattaaaattgatgtttCTGGCTCAAA AGTAAAATTACACATTGACAATAATCAAACGTCAACCGTAATGCAAAAAGATTTAGAGAGTGTGGTTTACTTAGGAGATGATAAACCTGTGATAATAAATACTACAGCTAAGGAAAAAAGTTCTAAACAAAAACCTTCGAAAAAAGagaataaagaagaaaagacTGAAACAGAAACTAAAAAAGATGGTCAAGTAGTATTAAAACGGGGACAAAAGGGAAGATTAAAAAAGATGAAAGAGAAGTACAAAGATCAAGATGAAGAAGATAGAAGATTATTTATGCAGGTTCTACAA TCAGCAGGTGCTGCTAAAGaagataagaaaaaaaatagaaataaagatCCATCTGGACCAAAGCAACAAACGAAGAAAAAGGGTACAGGAAAACCAGCTCAACCACAGAATACTCAAATTGTAGATAATATTGAAGAAGAAGATACAGGCCCAGGTCCTGAAGTAGATATGTTGGATCAGTTAACAGGAAAACCTGTTGCAGAAGATGAATTGTTATTTGCAGTACCAGTAGTAGCACCTTATAATACATTATTGAATTATAA atTCAAAGTAAAGCTAACACCAGGAACAGGTAAAAGAGGGAAAGCAGCGAAAACGGCAGTGGCAGTATTTATGAAAGATAAAGAAATTACTTCAAGAGAGAAAGACTTGCTAAAAGCTGTGAAAGATGAACTAGTAGCTAGAAATATTCCTGGAAAAGTTAAGATAAGTGCTCCACAAATACAAAAACTAAAGAAATAA
- the RpS16 gene encoding ribosomal protein S16, with protein sequence MQKKQKEPIQSVQVFGRKKSATAVAYCKRGRGNLRVNGRPLELVEPRVLQYKLQEPILLLGKEKFSGVDIRVRVSGGGHVAQIYAIRQAISKALVAYYQKYVDEASKKEVKDILIQYDRTLLVADPRRCEPKKFGGPGARARYQKSYR encoded by the exons ATGCAGAAG AAACAAAAGGAACCTATTCAGTCCGTGCAAGTCTTCGGACGCAAA aaaagtGCAACGGCGGTTGCTTACTGTAAACGGGGCCGTGGAAATCTCCGTGTAAATGGACGGCCGTTGGAATTGGTAGAACCTCGTGTGTTACAGTATAAATTACAAGAACCAATTTTGTTACTTGGCAAG GAAAAGTTCTCTGGAGTTGACATCAGGGTAAGAGTAAGCGGTGGTGGTCACGTTGCCCAAATATATGCTATTCGTCAAGCTATTTCTAAAGCTCTTGTAGCATACTATCAAAAAT ATGTCGACGAAGCAAGTAAAAAGGAAGTAAAAGATATTCTAATTCAGTATGATCGTACACTTTTGGTTGCTGACCCAAGGCGGTGCGAGCCAAAGAAGTTTGGTGGTCCAGGTGCCAGGGCACGCTACCAGAAATCTTAccgttaa